Proteins encoded within one genomic window of Bremerella alba:
- the rpsL gene encoding 30S ribosomal protein S12 produces the protein MPTINQLVRKPRKKKRKFSKSPVLEKCPQKRGVCLQVRTMTPKKPNSALRKIARVRLSNQKEVTVYIPGEGHSLQEHSIVLVRGGRVRDLPGVRYQVVRGALDALGVSGRKQSRSRYGAKRS, from the coding sequence ATGCCCACCATTAATCAGCTCGTTCGTAAGCCGCGAAAAAAGAAGCGTAAGTTCTCCAAGTCCCCAGTTTTGGAGAAGTGCCCGCAGAAGCGTGGTGTGTGTTTGCAGGTCCGCACAATGACCCCTAAGAAGCCGAACTCGGCTCTTCGGAAGATCGCTCGTGTGCGTCTGTCGAATCAGAAGGAAGTCACTGTTTACATCCCAGGCGAAGGCCACAGCCTGCAGGAACACTCGATTGTTCTCGTGCGTGGTGGTCGTGTTCGTGACCTTCCTGGTGTGCGTTATCAGGTCGTCCGTGGTGCCCTCGATGCGTTGGGTGTTAGCGGTCGTAAGCAGTCCCGCAGCCGTTACGGTGCGAAGCGAAGCTAG
- the fusA gene encoding elongation factor G, producing MDRKLEDIRNIGVIAHIDAGKTTVTERMLYYSGTSHKVGEVDKGTTQTDFDPEEAERGITIYSACVTFPWENYTVNLIDTPGHVDFTAEVERCLRVLDGGVVVFSAREGVEAQSETVWRQANRYKVPRVAFINKMDREGADFDSVLQQIERRLKANPVPIQIPVGSGPPHVADAFRGVIDLIEMKMLHFGEGDQDRTRDVLDIPEEYLEKAQQWRENLLEKLYDLSNELMELSLSEEPIPPALIRQVLREGTLARQLQPVMCGSALDGIGVQPILDAVTYYLPSPKDVSAVVGTNPTKNGQAEKREPDPKEPFCGLVFKVLPAKHGDMTWVRVYSGELKPNSRLLNPGRDVKENCAQLWHIQASKKEQVDYVGTGDIVGIIGLRHSVTGDTLCDTRSPILLESINFPETVIGMAIEPESSADRDKLSETLLMMRRQDPTFAADENKDTGQTIISGMGELHLEVIRHRLLRDFKLNVKVHKPRVSYRETIGKSAKVTGECHRIIQGQQLFAKLTIQVEHSPNQQQPVIIIPKIPPERVPFNLVEAAMEELRSRSVGGGIIGGFPLADIKITILDAEVEEVGSTETAFAIAAGDAFEKGLEAAVPTLLEPIMKLTITTPEDYMGDFVGDIMKRRGEIAKTENRSGDAIIEAHAPLAELFGYSSAMRSLSQGRASSSMEPLKYAAAPPELIKQFM from the coding sequence ATGGATCGTAAACTTGAAGACATTCGCAATATCGGGGTGATTGCCCACATCGACGCTGGCAAGACGACGGTGACCGAGCGGATGCTCTATTACAGCGGTACATCGCACAAGGTTGGTGAGGTCGACAAGGGGACGACCCAAACGGACTTTGATCCTGAGGAGGCCGAACGGGGTATCACTATTTATTCGGCGTGTGTGACGTTTCCCTGGGAAAACTACACCGTCAACCTGATCGATACGCCAGGTCACGTCGACTTTACGGCCGAGGTTGAGCGCTGTTTGCGAGTTCTGGATGGGGGCGTGGTTGTTTTCAGTGCCCGAGAAGGGGTCGAGGCCCAGAGCGAAACCGTCTGGCGGCAAGCCAATCGATACAAGGTTCCACGCGTCGCGTTTATTAACAAGATGGACCGCGAAGGAGCTGATTTCGATTCCGTTTTGCAGCAGATTGAAAGGCGGCTCAAGGCAAATCCGGTCCCTATTCAAATCCCGGTAGGCTCCGGGCCGCCGCATGTTGCGGATGCATTTCGTGGCGTGATTGATTTGATCGAGATGAAGATGCTGCATTTCGGTGAAGGGGATCAGGATCGAACCCGCGACGTGCTCGATATCCCAGAAGAATACCTCGAAAAGGCCCAGCAATGGCGTGAAAACTTGCTTGAGAAGCTGTACGATCTCAGCAACGAACTGATGGAGTTGAGCCTCTCTGAAGAACCAATTCCACCTGCGCTGATTCGCCAGGTTCTGCGAGAGGGAACGCTGGCCCGTCAGCTTCAGCCGGTGATGTGTGGTTCGGCCTTGGATGGTATTGGTGTTCAGCCAATTTTGGATGCGGTTACCTATTATTTGCCGAGCCCCAAGGATGTTTCCGCCGTGGTGGGAACCAATCCGACGAAGAATGGCCAGGCTGAAAAGCGTGAGCCTGACCCGAAAGAGCCGTTCTGCGGTCTCGTCTTCAAGGTATTGCCTGCCAAGCACGGCGACATGACTTGGGTCCGCGTCTATTCAGGCGAATTGAAGCCAAACTCGCGCTTGTTAAATCCAGGCCGCGACGTGAAGGAGAACTGTGCCCAGCTATGGCACATTCAGGCATCCAAGAAGGAGCAAGTCGACTATGTCGGTACAGGCGATATTGTTGGCATCATTGGGCTGCGTCACTCGGTGACCGGGGATACTCTTTGCGATACTCGCAGCCCGATTTTACTCGAGTCGATCAATTTCCCGGAAACGGTGATTGGAATGGCCATCGAGCCAGAGTCGTCGGCTGATCGCGATAAGCTTTCCGAGACGCTGTTGATGATGCGTCGTCAGGATCCCACATTCGCCGCAGACGAAAACAAGGACACTGGGCAAACAATTATCAGCGGGATGGGCGAGTTGCATCTGGAGGTAATTCGCCATCGACTATTGCGAGATTTCAAGCTCAACGTCAAAGTGCATAAACCGCGAGTTAGTTACCGCGAAACGATCGGCAAGTCGGCCAAGGTGACTGGTGAATGTCACCGGATCATTCAAGGGCAGCAGTTGTTCGCGAAGCTGACGATCCAGGTCGAACACTCGCCGAATCAGCAGCAGCCAGTGATTATCATTCCCAAGATTCCGCCAGAACGCGTGCCGTTTAATCTGGTCGAGGCTGCCATGGAAGAGCTTCGCAGTCGATCGGTCGGCGGTGGGATCATTGGCGGGTTCCCGCTGGCAGATATCAAGATCACGATCCTCGATGCGGAAGTAGAGGAAGTAGGGTCAACCGAAACGGCCTTTGCAATTGCCGCAGGCGATGCGTTCGAGAAGGGACTGGAAGCGGCCGTGCCGACCTTGCTCGAGCCGATCATGAAGCTGACGATCACGACGCCAGAGGATTATATGGGGGATTTCGTCGGCGACATCATGAAGCGGCGCGGCGAGATCGCTAAGACAGAGAACCGCTCTGGCGACGCGATTATTGAGGCCCACGCCCCGCTGGCCGAGCTATTTGGCTATTCCAGTGCGATGCGAAGCCTGAGTCAGGGCCGGGCATCGAGCAGTATGGAGCCGCTAAAGTACGCTGCCGCACCGCCTGAGCT
- the rpsG gene encoding 30S ribosomal protein S7 → MGKITASRETLKPDPRYKSIMASKFINCLMQDGKKTTAQEVFYGAMDELKKRIPDQEPIDVFTQAVENVKPHIEVRSKRVGGAAYQVPMQVNRTRQQSLAVRWLLKAVRDKKGRPTHLKLADELYAAYNREGTAYTQRENVHRMADANKAFAHFAW, encoded by the coding sequence ATGGGTAAGATTACCGCCAGTCGCGAAACGTTAAAGCCAGATCCTCGTTATAAGTCGATCATGGCCAGTAAGTTCATCAATTGCCTTATGCAGGATGGCAAGAAGACGACCGCTCAGGAAGTTTTCTATGGTGCCATGGATGAACTGAAGAAGCGTATTCCGGATCAAGAGCCGATTGATGTCTTCACCCAGGCTGTCGAGAACGTGAAGCCGCACATCGAAGTTCGCTCGAAGCGAGTCGGTGGTGCCGCTTATCAGGTTCCCATGCAGGTCAACCGTACGCGTCAGCAGTCGCTGGCTGTTCGTTGGTTGTTGAAGGCCGTTCGCGACAAGAAGGGTCGTCCGACCCACTTGAAGTTGGCTGACGAGTTGTACGCAGCGTACAACCGCGAAGGTACTGCTTACACCCAGCGTGAAAACGTGCACCGCATGGCTGACGCGAATAAAGCGTTCGCGCACTTCGCTTGGTAA